In Streptomyces chartreusis NRRL 3882, the following are encoded in one genomic region:
- a CDS encoding acyl-CoA thioesterase — protein MSEPFSVPVTVRGYETDVQGHLDQSVYLNYAEHARWSFLQAAGISQSALIGSGVGPVALETTIRYKRELLAGDEVAVTCAFAWGEGKTFRIEQTVRKADGTVAAEITAVGGLLDLKARKLVPDPREHCRKLASDPGLFGL, from the coding sequence ATGAGCGAGCCGTTTTCCGTCCCCGTGACCGTCCGCGGTTACGAGACCGACGTGCAGGGTCACCTCGACCAGAGCGTGTACCTGAACTACGCGGAACACGCCCGCTGGTCGTTCCTGCAAGCCGCCGGGATCAGCCAGTCCGCCCTCATCGGCAGCGGCGTGGGCCCGGTCGCCCTGGAGACGACCATCCGGTACAAGCGGGAGCTGCTCGCGGGCGACGAGGTCGCGGTGACCTGCGCCTTCGCCTGGGGCGAGGGCAAGACCTTCCGCATCGAGCAGACGGTCCGCAAGGCGGACGGCACGGTGGCGGCCGAGATCACGGCGGTCGGCGGCCTGCTGGACCTGAAGGCCCGCAAGCTGGTCCCGGATCCCCGGGAGCACTGCAGGAAGCTGGCGTCGGACCCGGGCCTGTTCGGACTCTAG